The nucleotide window ATAACATCTTTTATTTTTTGTTCGTCGGTATCAGTATCTCCATTAAGTTTCACCATGTCTTTTTCAAACCGAAAAGGATTGAGATAGACATCAATGAACCTATAGGTCCTGCCTTTAATTTCAATATCAGCCAGCACACCGGGAATTCTTACGTCTTCATCTTGTGGATCAATAATCTGCTGTTTAATGATTTTATGTTTGGTCAGAATGGTTAAGCCCCCTCCGGGATTTGCTTTTTGATAACCATCAAAATGGTATTTAATACCTGCATCTTCCTGTAAAAGAAAAACATCAGCATCCTGAGATTTCAGGTATGGCCCGACCCCTTCGTTTCCTCTGCCGCCTGCCCTTGTATTGAAAGAAACAACCTTTATGTCAGCGTTTCCTTTCTGATCAGAATAATTAACCCATCTTTTTACAGGATTTATGAAAGCCAATCCGGCAAACATAAATACAAATGCTCTTTTTTTCCAGCTGAATATCCAGAATATGGTCAGAATAAAATACAAGATAATAAGTACCGGAAACCCTAAAGAAAGCAGATTAAACCACGGAAAAATCTTTGGTGGTACATAGGCATTTAACAAGGTACCCAACAATAGAAATAAAATTCCCAGGTGGATAATCAATACTATGAGTCGGAAAATCTTCACAACATTATTTTAATTGAACCGGTACAGGTGTTTTTTCCAGTTTAGAGCTAACAGCCATCCTACCAGAGCACCACCTACGTGAGCCAGATGGGCAATGCCTCCGCCGTTTCCTGAAACCCCAAGATATATTGAAATCACAACAATAACAGGTAACAGGTACTTTACTTTCATAGGAACCGGGATAAACATAATCCCAATTTTCGCATCCGGATATAATGTGGCAAATGCAGCGACTACTCCGAAAATAGCGCCGGAAGCACCTACCATTGGGGTAGCAACAATAGCTTTTAAACTTTCCAGTAATTCTTTCTGTTTAAGAACAGAGCTCGTATTTCCTGCAAATTCAACACTTGCTCCGGACAAATAAGCATTTACATTGAATCCTAGCTGCTCCAGTTCACGGGAAAGTTGTTGAACCTCAACAAAATTCCATGCATTAAAAAGAAAAAATGCACCTAAGCCACTTGCAAAATACAAAAGCAAATATTTTTTGTCACCTAAGGTTTGTTCCAGAATTGGCCCAAAACTAAAGAGTGTCATCATATTGAATAAAATATGCATAATACTTCCATGCATGAACATATGAGTAATAATCTGCCATGAATGGAAAAATGGTGAGAAAGGATAAAAGCCCGCAAGATAGCCAATCATCTGGTTTCCCATGAAGTAAGTCAAAATAAATACTACAACATTGATGATAATAATATTCCTTGTAATGGGCGGTATATTGTTAAACATAATTTTTAAAATTTGTTTTTAAAGTCATTAAACGGAACCTCATAAAAGCATCTTTTGCCATCCGGTAAAAATTCCGGGAAGCCTAATGCTGTAAAATCTTTGATAAGCTGTTCCGCATCTTTTTTATAAATAAAATCAAATCTTGACTTAGACTGCATTTTATTCCATTGATTATGGTAATACTGCATGAATTCTTCTTCCGTCTTGTAATCCAGGATCTCAAAAAGGTTTTCCAGAAACTTCATCGCCTGGGTTTCTTTTAACCCTTCCGGAAGTGAATCTATGCGAAGTACACTTTCATGAGCAATTTTCATGTCAAACCCTAATTCCGGAAGATATTTTTTAATCGCATTGTATTTTGTCTTCTCAATCTCATTCATATGATACTCCAGAGAAAAGAGAAGAGCGTGGCTGTTTGTACTTGATTTTCTGACAGATTTGTTGCTTTCAGATATCAAAAGCCTGTGCATTCTTCCAAGATCCAGCATAAGCGTCACATCTCCTTTGTTAAAAAGCCAATAGCCGTTTGGAAGCCTCATAAGATCTTCATCAAAATCTTCATCTTCAAATAAATTGATTTTTGAAGGTTCTGCTGTAATATTCTGATGATACATTTCCGTAAGGTTCTGAATTTCTTCCGGATGCACTACATTTTTTTCTTCCAGGAACGGATTATAATCTTTGTCTACAATAATTTCAGGCATTTTAATGACACTTCCGCTTCCACCGCTGTTACTTTTGCTGGGAATCGGTTTATTCATCATTTCATCCAGTTCCGGATCTCTGTCGAAATCAAGGCTTGGAGACACGTTGTAAATCCCCAGAGATCTTTTGATGGTTGAACGAAGCAAGGCAAAGATAAGATGCTCATCCTCAAACTTCACTTCTGTTTTCTGCGGATGAATATTGACATCAATTTTCTCCGGATCCAGTTCCAGGAAAAGGAAAAATGAAGGCACATATCCCGGTTGCAGAAGCCCTTCAAAAGCCTCCTGCACTGCTTTATTGAAGTACGGACTTCTGAAATACCTTCCATTCACAAAAAGGAATTGCTCGCCCCTTGCTTTCTTCGCACCTTCAGGCTTGGCAACAAAACCATGCAGTTTACACCATATAATGTCTTCTTTAATAGGGATCAGAAGCGGCTGCAGCTTTCTTCCGAAAACATCCACAATACGCTGCATCTGACTTCCTTTTCTGAGCCTGAAAACAGCTTCATCATCATGGAACAGCGAAAATTCCAGGTTCTCATGAGCTAATGCAACACGTTGAAATTCATCAATAACGTGTCTGAATTCAATATTATTATTTTTCAAAAACTTCCTTCTTGCAGGAACGTTATAGAAAAGATTTTTTACTAAAAAGTTTGATCCGTCTGCTGTCTGAACAGGATCCTGAAAC belongs to Chryseobacterium gleum and includes:
- a CDS encoding endonuclease/exonuclease/phosphatase family protein translates to MKIFRLIVLIIHLGILFLLLGTLLNAYVPPKIFPWFNLLSLGFPVLIILYFILTIFWIFSWKKRAFVFMFAGLAFINPVKRWVNYSDQKGNADIKVVSFNTRAGGRGNEGVGPYLKSQDADVFLLQEDAGIKYHFDGYQKANPGGGLTILTKHKIIKQQIIDPQDEDVRIPGVLADIEIKGRTYRFIDVYLNPFRFEKDMVKLNGDTDTDEQKIKDVIKRLIPTFKKHQDQVALIREAIENSPYPVILAGDFNSVPNSYEYYHLSDGLEDTFLTAGKGSATSFHDYKFPIRIDYVFSSKSLKAISYKVDRSVSISDHYPVIVKFSSESK
- a CDS encoding rhomboid family intramembrane serine protease, yielding MFNNIPPITRNIIIINVVVFILTYFMGNQMIGYLAGFYPFSPFFHSWQIITHMFMHGSIMHILFNMMTLFSFGPILEQTLGDKKYLLLYFASGLGAFFLFNAWNFVEVQQLSRELEQLGFNVNAYLSGASVEFAGNTSSVLKQKELLESLKAIVATPMVGASGAIFGVVAAFATLYPDAKIGIMFIPVPMKVKYLLPVIVVISIYLGVSGNGGGIAHLAHVGGALVGWLLALNWKKHLYRFN
- the mutL gene encoding DNA mismatch repair endonuclease MutL, which gives rise to MSDIIQLLPDHVANQIAAGEVVQRPASIVKELLENAIDADATKIELIIRDAGKNLIQVVDDGKGMSETDARMAFERHATSKIKGTEDIFRIATKGFRGEALASIAAVSQVELRTKQKDTSIGTNIYIEGGVFQFQDPVQTADGSNFLVKNLFYNVPARRKFLKNNNIEFRHVIDEFQRVALAHENLEFSLFHDDEAVFRLRKGSQMQRIVDVFGRKLQPLLIPIKEDIIWCKLHGFVAKPEGAKKARGEQFLFVNGRYFRSPYFNKAVQEAFEGLLQPGYVPSFFLFLELDPEKIDVNIHPQKTEVKFEDEHLIFALLRSTIKRSLGIYNVSPSLDFDRDPELDEMMNKPIPSKSNSGGSGSVIKMPEIIVDKDYNPFLEEKNVVHPEEIQNLTEMYHQNITAEPSKINLFEDEDFDEDLMRLPNGYWLFNKGDVTLMLDLGRMHRLLISESNKSVRKSSTNSHALLFSLEYHMNEIEKTKYNAIKKYLPELGFDMKIAHESVLRIDSLPEGLKETQAMKFLENLFEILDYKTEEEFMQYYHNQWNKMQSKSRFDFIYKKDAEQLIKDFTALGFPEFLPDGKRCFYEVPFNDFKNKF